The window AGAAGCTGTAAAGAAAGGATTATATCCAAAAGGGACTCTAGATGCTTCTCTAGAAGTAATAAATGAAGAATGTACTAGATTGGAAAAATTAGTTTATAATCTATTGTATATTCAAAGATTGGATTATTTAGATAGTGAAATAAAGAATAGAAAAAAAGTGAATTTAAAAGAAATAGTACAAGAAGTTATAAAAAGTTATTCAGTTCAGTTAAAACAATTAGACATTCAATTAGATAGTGAGGATGTAGTTATATATTCAGATGATAGACAATTAAAGACTATAGTAGAAAATATTATAGATAATCAAATTAGATATGCTAAAACATTAATAAAAATATATTTGAAAGAAGATAGCAAAAAGATTTACCTAAACTTCTTTAATGATGGTGAATGTATTGAAAATATAGAGGATATATTTGATTTATTTAAAAAAGGAAAAAAGGGACAGAGTGGTGTAGGCTTGTATATAGTAAAGAGGCTATTAAAAATGTATAATGGAAAAATAGGGGCTAGCAATATAGAAGGTGGTGTATACTTTAAAATAGAAATTGAAAAATATTAAGAAGTATATATGAAAATAATTGAGAGTGAATAGGCTATTTTGAAATAAACAAGACAATCTTATTAAAATGAGGTTGTCTTTTTATGTGAGTATATATTCAGACGCATGGCTAAGTAATAATATACAATTATTACACAAAATGGTATTTTAATATATAATTAAACTAAGAAAATGAAATTAGAGAATACACAAAAGATATTTACAAATAAGGAGGATTCATGTTTTGAAAAAAATAGTTCTAATTACCTTAATTAGTATAATTATTGTTGCTACTGGTGCAGTTTGCAAGGCTTCAGAAGAACCACTTACCATTACAGTAGATGACAAAGTGATCCTGTTCGGTGAGTCTACGGGATTACCTTATGTAACCGATACAGGTCGTACTATGGTACCTTTACGTATTTGTTTGAGTTCAATAGGTTGTGAAGTGGATTGGAATCAACAGAGGCAGACTGTGATATCACGCAAGGGTCAAATAAAAGTTCAAATTCCTATAGGTAAAAAGGAGATTTTAAAAAACCAAATACCCATTTCTATAGATACAGCTGCAGTAGTAAAAAATGGACGTACTTATCTGCCTCTTAGAGAGGTTATGGAGGCTTACGGATATGCCGTTGATTGGGACAGTAAAACTAGAATCATTTCAGTAACTCAAAATACCTCATATGAGAATATGATAGAGTTCACTCCATTTAATATAAATGGGGGTTCTACGGGGATATTCTCACGTAAACAGCTTGAGTTTAAAGGTTTTGATGGTGTGCAAGCAGAAATTACGCTACCTATGGTTAAAATAGCTGAAAAGGGAGACTGTCCATATGTATATTTTGGCTTTGACTGGAAAAATGATGAGGGAAATGTTGAAGGTGGATTTCAATTCATTGAAGATCCAAATCATCCCAACTATAATAAATGGACTGTATATATGCGTCAAGGGAATGATTGGCTCTGGGGAAACAATATTGCTTTGGAACAAGGTTCTACCCATCATATAAAATTCTATAGTGCGAAAGTATCTGAAGAACAAGTGGATTTGGTGATTGAGCTTGATGGGAGAGAAATAATTAGAAAGGTTTCAACGGCTATCGACTTTAAAAATACTTCTGTAAAAGCAGTCACATCAATAGCAATGTCTAAAACTTTTGATGGTACTAATTGCTTTTCACGATCAGATAATTGCAAGATTACTAATATGAAGGTATCCGAGGTGAAATCCGATTTGTATTTGGATTTCAAAAACTATGATTTATACAGTGAATGGAGGCCAACAATTGAGGGTAGCGGTACATGGTTTGGAACAGTAGACTGCATTCCTTCTTATTTGAATATTGGAAGTGATGGAGCAATTTCTATATATAAGGGACAGTAGACAATAATCTTTAAAATAAGATCTTACTTAATAGTGATAACCTTATATTTATGAGAAAATTTTTCAAGGTGAGACATAAAACGTTTATTGACATTCAACTTAATTTCAGCTAAATTATTATTATACAGAATATATTTGATGTTACTATAAAATTTATATTATA is drawn from Tepidibacter hydrothermalis and contains these coding sequences:
- a CDS encoding stalk domain-containing protein, which encodes MKKIVLITLISIIIVATGAVCKASEEPLTITVDDKVILFGESTGLPYVTDTGRTMVPLRICLSSIGCEVDWNQQRQTVISRKGQIKVQIPIGKKEILKNQIPISIDTAAVVKNGRTYLPLREVMEAYGYAVDWDSKTRIISVTQNTSYENMIEFTPFNINGGSTGIFSRKQLEFKGFDGVQAEITLPMVKIAEKGDCPYVYFGFDWKNDEGNVEGGFQFIEDPNHPNYNKWTVYMRQGNDWLWGNNIALEQGSTHHIKFYSAKVSEEQVDLVIELDGREIIRKVSTAIDFKNTSVKAVTSIAMSKTFDGTNCFSRSDNCKITNMKVSEVKSDLYLDFKNYDLYSEWRPTIEGSGTWFGTVDCIPSYLNIGSDGAISIYKGQ